The following are encoded together in the Streptomyces rapamycinicus NRRL 5491 genome:
- a CDS encoding ABC transporter substrate-binding protein, whose amino-acid sequence MTPAAPPPPVRRPPDPPPGPAPAPAPDRRSVLGLALGAGGSLLLAACGGVATTGAGGGGETLRWGWDLPSTWDPVFSSKGWDVHLLSLVYSGLTRLDAKGGAKPALASSWRYSHDGRRLTFTLRRGLRFSDGTPVNAEAVRKSLERGKNHPKSLIASQLTSIDAVRATDPHTVVLELTEADYQLPALLAGKTGMVVSPAAFGKDEARLATRPVGHGPFRLVSYTQNSMASLRRDPGYWNAGHIAVERFEAFPKPDETTALAALQSGRLNVAQIPFSQVEAAREAGFTVQLIPSMVVRVLDVNTSMKPFDDPAVLKALKYAVDRQALLDSEQFGHGEVDHQPFPPGYTGFDPSLGAVYRHDPGRARALLREAGYHGGVEVTITTAQPQGAPEQLQAQLNRVGFRARIEVIPEARASQVVYVQHSRALYIDQFAGRESPVQAMQVLFGAEGLMNPARRTTPELDAAVAAVRRTPLESPRYPEVLRAATAVAVRTMPNVFLYTVPRALARTSSVSAIPSLPVVQRFEGVTAG is encoded by the coding sequence ATGACTCCCGCCGCCCCGCCACCTCCCGTCCGCCGTCCGCCCGATCCGCCACCGGGCCCCGCTCCGGCCCCCGCGCCGGACCGGCGCTCCGTGCTCGGGCTGGCCCTGGGGGCGGGTGGCTCCCTGCTGCTGGCCGCCTGCGGCGGGGTGGCGACCACCGGCGCGGGCGGCGGGGGCGAGACCCTGCGCTGGGGCTGGGACCTGCCCTCCACCTGGGACCCGGTGTTCTCCTCCAAGGGCTGGGATGTCCATCTGCTGTCGCTCGTCTACTCCGGGCTGACCCGACTCGATGCCAAGGGCGGCGCCAAGCCCGCCCTCGCCTCCTCCTGGCGCTACTCCCACGACGGCCGGCGGCTCACCTTCACCCTCCGCCGGGGACTGCGGTTCTCCGACGGCACACCGGTGAACGCCGAGGCCGTCAGGAAGAGCCTCGAACGCGGCAAGAACCACCCCAAGTCCCTGATTGCCTCCCAGCTGACCAGCATCGACGCGGTACGGGCCACCGACCCGCACACCGTGGTCCTCGAACTCACCGAGGCCGACTACCAGTTGCCCGCGCTGCTGGCCGGGAAGACCGGCATGGTGGTCAGCCCCGCCGCGTTCGGGAAGGACGAGGCGCGGCTGGCCACCAGGCCGGTCGGCCACGGCCCGTTCCGGCTGGTGTCGTACACCCAGAACTCCATGGCGAGCCTGCGCCGCGACCCCGGCTACTGGAACGCCGGGCACATCGCCGTCGAGCGCTTCGAGGCGTTTCCCAAGCCCGATGAGACCACGGCGCTCGCCGCGCTCCAGTCCGGGCGGCTCAATGTGGCCCAGATCCCGTTCAGCCAGGTCGAGGCGGCGCGTGAGGCCGGATTCACGGTGCAGCTCATCCCGTCGATGGTGGTGCGCGTCCTGGACGTGAACACCTCCATGAAGCCCTTCGACGACCCCGCCGTCCTCAAGGCCCTGAAGTACGCCGTGGACCGCCAGGCCCTCCTGGACAGCGAGCAGTTCGGCCATGGCGAGGTGGACCACCAGCCCTTCCCGCCCGGCTATACGGGCTTCGACCCGTCGCTCGGCGCGGTGTACCGGCACGATCCGGGGCGGGCGCGCGCACTGCTCCGGGAGGCCGGGTATCACGGCGGTGTCGAGGTGACCATCACCACCGCCCAGCCGCAGGGCGCGCCCGAGCAACTGCAGGCGCAGCTGAACCGGGTCGGGTTCCGGGCCCGGATCGAGGTCATCCCCGAGGCGCGGGCGTCCCAGGTGGTGTACGTCCAGCACTCGCGCGCCCTGTACATCGACCAGTTCGCCGGGCGGGAGTCACCGGTGCAGGCCATGCAGGTGCTCTTCGGCGCGGAGGGGCTGATGAACCCCGCACGCCGTACCACGCCCGAACTGGACGCGGCCGTGGCCGCGGTGCGCCGCACCCCGCTGGAGTCGCCGCGCTATCCGGAGGTGCTGCGGGCGGCCACCGCGGTGGCGGTGCGCACGATGCCGAACGTATTCCTCTACACGGTGCCGCGCGCCCTCGCCCGTACGTCCTCCGTCTCCGCCATCCCCTCGCTCCCGGTGGTACAGCGGTTCGAGGGGGTGACGGCCGGATGA
- a CDS encoding DsbA family oxidoreductase: protein MTSVRPDRLRHPGADGDGAVEVVEYTDPACPWAWGSEPAFRLLRALTAGRARWRRVFGILFDEDDDPAPDPAAETAWYGRYITDIARHTRAPYAHRLGWVAATSRPASLAAKAAERQGPTAAERVLRRLRETTFVLGTPADTAERVRSAVTGLDGVDVGRLGAELGDPEVVAAVRRDHAEARAPIPEAHAFHAPGPHGTGVKETGDGVRYALPTLVFSGPGGRVAAPGWRSLPEYLAALRTVAPRRPWETAPIGPGEALARYRSLTGPDLSLLTGGTTPPPAAVRVDTAGGPLWLHPDEAATHPALIAAAESKSPRS from the coding sequence ATGACGTCCGTACGCCCCGACCGCCTCCGGCACCCCGGGGCGGACGGCGACGGGGCCGTCGAGGTCGTGGAGTACACCGATCCGGCCTGCCCGTGGGCGTGGGGCTCCGAGCCCGCGTTCCGCCTGCTGCGGGCGCTCACCGCGGGGCGGGCCCGCTGGCGCCGGGTGTTCGGCATCCTCTTCGACGAGGACGACGATCCGGCACCGGATCCGGCCGCCGAGACCGCCTGGTACGGCCGCTACATCACCGATATCGCCCGCCATACCCGGGCGCCGTACGCCCACCGGCTGGGCTGGGTGGCGGCCACCAGCCGGCCCGCCTCGCTCGCCGCGAAGGCGGCCGAGCGGCAGGGCCCGACGGCCGCGGAGCGGGTGCTGCGGCGGCTGCGCGAGACCACGTTCGTGCTGGGCACTCCGGCCGATACGGCGGAACGGGTGCGGTCCGCCGTGACCGGCCTCGACGGTGTCGATGTGGGGCGGCTGGGCGCGGAGCTGGGCGACCCGGAGGTGGTGGCGGCCGTCCGGCGGGACCACGCCGAGGCCCGTGCCCCCATCCCGGAGGCGCATGCCTTCCACGCACCGGGGCCGCATGGCACGGGCGTGAAGGAAACCGGCGACGGGGTGCGCTACGCGCTGCCCACGCTGGTGTTCTCCGGCCCCGGCGGGCGCGTGGCCGCACCGGGGTGGCGGAGCCTGCCCGAGTACCTCGCGGCGCTGCGCACGGTGGCTCCCCGCCGGCCCTGGGAGACGGCGCCGATCGGCCCCGGGGAGGCCCTGGCGAGGTACCGAAGCCTGACCGGGCCCGATCTGTCCCTCCTGACGGGCGGAACCACTCCCCCGCCCGCGGCCGTACGGGTCGACACGGCGGGCGGGCCACTGTGGCTGCACCCGGACGAGGCGGCCACCCATCCGGCGCTCATCGCCGCCGCGGAGTCGAAAAGCCCCAGGTCGTAG
- a CDS encoding RrF2 family transcriptional regulator, whose amino-acid sequence MQISAKADYAVRALAELAADTGRPLTCEAIATSQDIPFRFLKAVFRDLRQAGLVRSQRGCEGGYWLARDPAETTLADIVLAVDGAFLTLRGERLDDLGYRGPAAGLPGVWRGMEAHVRQVLTSTALSDLVRERLAA is encoded by the coding sequence ATGCAGATCTCGGCGAAGGCGGACTACGCGGTCCGGGCGCTGGCGGAGCTGGCCGCGGACACCGGCAGGCCGCTCACGTGTGAGGCGATAGCGACCTCCCAGGACATTCCCTTCCGGTTCCTCAAGGCGGTCTTCCGCGATCTGCGCCAGGCCGGTCTGGTGCGCAGCCAGCGCGGCTGCGAGGGTGGCTACTGGCTGGCCCGCGACCCCGCCGAGACCACCCTCGCGGACATCGTGCTCGCGGTGGACGGCGCGTTCCTGACGCTGCGCGGCGAGCGGCTGGACGACCTCGGCTACCGCGGTCCGGCGGCCGGGCTGCCCGGGGTGTGGCGCGGGATGGAGGCGCATGTGCGCCAGGTGCTGACCTCCACCGCCCTGAGCGATCTGGTCCGCGAACGGCTGGCCGCATGA
- a CDS encoding cupin domain-containing protein — MTTPGGEPAQQHDAFHPHLNATAPDGPLRSRLHHIRTEDVDPGTAQTEGMRRFAAISGQSVGSERLWMGQTHVAPDTVSANHHHGESETAIFVVRGHPEFVFAEERDGHVEEIRLRTRPGDYIFVPPYVPHREENPDPDDEAVVVIARSTQEAVVVNLPELYVLEGGE, encoded by the coding sequence ATGACGACGCCCGGCGGCGAGCCCGCGCAGCAGCACGACGCGTTCCATCCGCATCTGAACGCCACCGCCCCCGACGGTCCGTTGCGGTCGCGTCTGCACCACATCCGCACCGAGGACGTCGACCCCGGCACCGCCCAGACCGAGGGCATGCGGCGGTTCGCCGCGATCAGCGGCCAGTCGGTGGGGTCCGAGCGGCTCTGGATGGGCCAGACCCATGTGGCGCCGGACACCGTCTCCGCCAACCACCACCACGGCGAGTCCGAGACGGCCATCTTCGTGGTGCGGGGCCACCCCGAGTTCGTCTTCGCCGAGGAGCGGGACGGACACGTCGAGGAGATCAGGCTGCGCACCCGGCCGGGCGACTACATCTTCGTACCGCCCTATGTGCCGCACCGGGAGGAGAACCCGGACCCCGACGACGAGGCGGTGGTGGTCATCGCCCGCAGCACCCAGGAGGCCGTCGTGGTCAACCTGCCGGAGCTGTATGTGCTGGAGGGCGGGGAGTAA
- a CDS encoding helix-turn-helix domain-containing protein: MADEDLTEVLTAVGPRLRALRRTRGTTLAQLSETTGISLSTLSRLESGQRKPTLELLLPLAKAYGVQLDELVGAPATGDPRVHPRPFSRHGQTFIPLTRYLGGLHAYKQIMPPRSQGSRDEPLEQRVHEGYEWLYVLSGRLRLALGEHDLVLAAGEAAEFDTRTPHGFANAGDQPVEFLSLFGAQGERIHVRARPAGT, translated from the coding sequence ATGGCTGACGAAGACCTCACCGAGGTGCTGACCGCCGTAGGACCCCGGCTGCGGGCGCTGCGGCGCACCCGTGGCACGACCCTCGCCCAGCTCAGCGAGACGACGGGCATCTCGCTGAGCACCCTGTCGCGGCTGGAGTCGGGGCAGCGCAAGCCGACCCTGGAGCTGCTGCTGCCGCTGGCCAAGGCGTACGGAGTGCAGCTGGACGAGCTGGTGGGGGCGCCGGCCACCGGGGATCCCCGCGTCCATCCACGGCCGTTCTCCCGGCACGGCCAGACGTTCATTCCGCTGACCCGCTATCTGGGCGGGCTGCACGCGTACAAGCAGATCATGCCGCCCCGGTCGCAGGGCAGCAGGGACGAACCGCTGGAGCAGCGGGTGCACGAGGGCTACGAATGGCTCTATGTGCTCTCCGGGCGGCTGCGACTGGCGCTGGGTGAGCACGATCTGGTGCTCGCGGCCGGCGAGGCCGCCGAATTCGACACCCGCACCCCCCATGGCTTCGCCAACGCCGGGGACCAGCCGGTGGAGTTCCTCTCCCTGTTCGGGGCGCAGGGCGAGCGCATCCATGTCCGCGCCCGCCCCGCCGGTACCTGA